A region of Nakaseomyces glabratus chromosome M, complete sequence DNA encodes the following proteins:
- the SFP1 gene encoding zinc-coordinating transcription factor SFP1 (CAGL0M09955g~Ortholog(s) have RNA polymerase II transcription factor activity, sequence-specific DNA binding activity), which translates to MEYNSLMMDAHDVGEYEMGDAFKATHLNVKDGGGQRMSYSVSPSSRPLMTAGEEVVHHIPTRGPSDAQAARLRRDSIAHSQGIGGVSWGSLSISSWLRDEVMLQHPSSQQSYQNQERKFSINNGLLQIQMNAPIGQGPISASTNTFLPHLEEQYCKDYSCCGISLPGLHDLLRHYEEAHISTSPGTSMSRPVGGSDASMGMSTGTVQTRNLMDRSMGSHGMSPPTPMSSQSKIGSNTSINMHQISGANNNNNIKSKYMVNRGHNSNNIVDTVSTNEVFLNNGRGTTSMETSRGTQPIHKHAHPQALQNMMMPPNNGSTQGLHSSNVDIAIDDDDDDEDDDDDDEDDEEEEEQDKKEFYIDDPARRLYVMDHEEYKPFKCPVIGCDKTYKNQNGLKYHRLHGHQNQTLRENADGTFSVIDPESNEVSTLDAMGNDKDKPYRCEVCGKRYKNLNGLKYHRGHSTH; encoded by the coding sequence ATGGAGTACAACTCGCTGATGATGGATGCGCACGATGTTGGCGAGTATGAGATGGGTGATGCTTTTAAAGCCACCCATCTGAATGTGAAAGACGGCGGTGGACAAAGGATGAGCTACAGTGTCAGTCCGAGCAGTCGGCCTCTGATGACAGCTGGTGAGGAAGTAGTACACCACATACCCACGCGGGGGCCGAGTGATGCACAGGCGGCGAGGCTTCGGAGAGATTCTATAGCCCACTCGCAAGGTATTGGTGGTGTATCCTGGGGTTCACTGTCTATCAGCTCCTGGCTTAGAGATGAGGTGATGTTACAACATCCGTCCTCACAGCAGTCATATCAGAACCAGGAACGCAAGTTTTCCATTAATAATGGTCTACTGCAGATACAAATGAATGCGCCTATAGGTCAAGGGCCTATATCGGCGTCGACAAACACTTTTTTGCCTCACCTAGAAGAGCAGTATTGCAAGGACTACTCTTGTTGTGGCATTTCATTGCCAGGATTGCATGACCTACTGAGGCATTATGAAGAAGCGCATATATCAACTTCACCAGGGACTTCAATGTCAAGGCCGGTTGGTGGTAGCGATGCATCTATGGGCATGAGTACAGGAACCGTTCAAACAAGAAATCTTATGGATAGATCCATGGGTTCTCATGGGATGTCTCCGCCTACACCAATGTCTTCACAGAGTAAGATTGGCTCCAATACATCGATAAATATGCACCAAATAAGTGGCGctaacaataataataatattaaaagCAAATACATGGTAAACAGAGGtcataatagtaataatataGTGGATACTGTGTCCACCAATGAAGTGTTCCTCAATAATGGCAGGGGCACTACCTCTATGGAGACCTCTAGAGGAACACAACCGATACATAAACATGCTCACCCTCAAGCATTGCAAAATATGATGATGCCACCAAATAATGGATCAACACAAGGTTTACATTCGTCCAATGTCGACATAGCCAtcgatgacgatgatgatgacgaagacgatgatgatgatgacgaagatgatgaggaGGAGGAAGAGCAGGATAAAAAGGAGTTCTACATTGATGATCCAGCAAGAAGATTGTATGTTATGGATCATGAGGAGTATAAACCTTTCAAGTGTCCTGTGATTGGCTGTGATAAAACATATAAGAACCAGAACGGGCTTAAATATCATAGGCTGCATGGCCATCAAAACCAGACTCTGCGAGAGAATGCCGACGGTACTTTCAGTGTCATAGATCCAGAGTCCAACGAAGTATCCACATTGGATGCCATGGGAAACGATAAGGATAAGCCATACCGCTGTGAGGTTTGTGGTAAGCGTTATAAAAACCTGAATGGACTCAAATACCATAGAGGCCACTCCACACATTGA
- the SEI1 gene encoding seipin (CAGL0M09933g~Ortholog(s) have role in lipid particle organization and cortical endoplasmic reticulum, integral component of endoplasmic reticulum membrane localization): MKFNLTRPLQIAQWVSYILGVGILQIVVILPLAVLLFHDFYTRLLPSDSSVWVPLDNFNSNASGLNTRFKQGIVCVSPDKQLPGLKPNGLSQPIALRCHTNYKLDMKLEFYCHSLDAIGNSKGTDLQYAVVSLSDDSNLFYRYRQPVICRNQGATNVLEGNNHAKSRMEVLRNEWLNSLSLEDIADISPQLENIEISIDLPNSNGEILLEPTSGILLRRSFEQGLRNWMLRRWRTTYIIGTAVFYISLSFIFVITCMATFLIFTKVYGKHQKQ, encoded by the coding sequence ATGAAATTTAACCTTACAAGACCATTACAGATTGCACAATGGGTGAGTTATATCCTTGGAGTTGgtattcttcaaattgttgTAATTCTTCCCCTGGCTGTGTTACTGTTTCATGATTTCTATACAAGGTTACTACCGTCGGATTCCTCTGTATGGGTGCCATTGGATAATTTTAATAGCAATGCATCCGGGTTAAACACGAGGTTTAAACAAGGGATTGTTTGTGTTTCTCCGGATAAACAGTTACCGGGATTGAAACCGAATGGCTTGAGTCAGCCAATAGCGTTGAGATGCCATACAAATTACAAACTAGATATGAAACTAGAGTTCTATTGTCATTCTTTGGATGCCATTGGCAACAGTAAAGGGACAGATTTACAATACGCAGTTGTGTCCCTGAGTGATGACTCCAACTTGTTTTACAGATATAGGCAGCCAGTGATTTGCAGAAACCAAGGAGCAACAAACGTCCTAGAAGGAAATAATCATGCTAAATCCCGGATGGAAGTTCTGAGGAATGAATGGTTAAATAGTTTATCTTTGGAAGACATCGCAGATATTTCACCTCAACTGGAAAACATTGAAATATCGATCGATCTTCCAAACTCAAACGGTGAGATCCTTCTAGAACCCACTAGCGGTATCTTGTTAAGAAGATCATTTGAGCAAGGATTAAGGAATTGGATGCTACGCAGATGGAGAACTACCTATATTATAGGAACAGCTGTATTCTATATTAGTTTAAGTTTTATCTTCGTGATCACGTGTATGGCAACTTTCCTCATATTTACAAAGGTATATGGTAAGCATCAAAAGCAATAG